The Candidatus Binataceae bacterium genomic sequence GTGCCCACGCAGGTCGGGAGCGATCAGATGGAAATGGTTGCGCAACTCGAGGGCGACCCAGTCCCAGTTGCGGGAATGGTCGCGGCCGCCGTGCACCAGGATCACCATCGGCTTGTCCGCGTTGCCCCAATCGACGTAGTGAAGCTTGAGCCGCTGCGAATAGAAGTAGTGCGATGTGGGACCGATAATGTCAGCCATGACTCCTCCTGCTGACCGCTGACGCGGCCCTTGGGGGCCCGCGCCCGTCGAATCCGTACGATACCGGCGCGGCCCGCCCTATAATCCAATCGAAAGCGGGCAAAGCCGCAAGAGCCTCGAACACGGTGATCCACCGCTTTTTCATGTATTTTGGAAGCGCATGCGCCGCTTTCCGATCGTGACCGTCGACGTCTTCGCCTCGCGCGCGCTCGAGGGCAATCAACTCGCGGTCTTCACCGACGCGCGCAGCCTGAGCGATGCGGAGATGCAGGCGGTCGCGCGCGAGATGCGCCTTGCCGAGACGACATTTATCGTTCCACGCGATGCGGCGGTCGAGCACGAGCGAGGAGTCGCCGTGCGCATCTTCACTATCACGGAAGAGCTGCCGTTCGCGGGCCATCCGACGCTCGGCACCGCGTTCGTAATCGCGAACTCGCGCGGCATCGACGAAGTCACCCTGGATCTCAAGGTGGGGCCGATCACGGTGCGCTTCCTGGAGCGCGACGGCGGACGCTTCGGCGAGATGACGCAGCACGATCCGGTCTTCGGGATGCGCCATCGCCCCGCCGACGTCGCGGCCGCGGCCGGTCTAGCACCAGAGGCAATCGACACTTCGCTGCCAATCGAAACTGTCTCAACCGGCTTTCCGTTCGCGATCGTACCGCTGCGATCGCTGGGGGCGCTCACCGGCTTGAACCTCGACGTGCGCCGCGCGGAGGCATATCTGGACGGCGGCGACGCGCGGCTCTTTTATTTCGTCACCCGCGCGACCGGCTCGCCGGATACGCGGCTGCGCGCCCGGATGATCTTCTATGCCGGCGAGGATCCGGCGACCGGCTCGGCGGCTGGATGCGCGGCGGCGTGGATGGTGCGTCATGGAGTCGCGAAGCCTGGCGAGCAGGTGACAATCGAGCAGGGAATCGAAGCGCGCCGGCCAAGCCGGATTCTCGTGCGCGCCACGCTTGCCGGATCGCGTGTCCACGAGGTGCGCGTCGGCGGCCATTGCGTCGAAGTGCTGCGCGGCGAAGTGACACTCCCGTGAGCGAGCGCCGAGCGGCGCGCCGTAATCTTAAGTTCATCTGCCGCACCTGTCCTCTGTCGTCCTGAGCGAGCGTTGCGCGAGTCGAAGGACCCCGAATACCGATCGTTCATGCGATCCGG encodes the following:
- a CDS encoding PhzF family phenazine biosynthesis protein — translated: MRRFPIVTVDVFASRALEGNQLAVFTDARSLSDAEMQAVAREMRLAETTFIVPRDAAVEHERGVAVRIFTITEELPFAGHPTLGTAFVIANSRGIDEVTLDLKVGPITVRFLERDGGRFGEMTQHDPVFGMRHRPADVAAAAGLAPEAIDTSLPIETVSTGFPFAIVPLRSLGALTGLNLDVRRAEAYLDGGDARLFYFVTRATGSPDTRLRARMIFYAGEDPATGSAAGCAAAWMVRHGVAKPGEQVTIEQGIEARRPSRILVRATLAGSRVHEVRVGGHCVEVLRGEVTLP